In Gossypium raimondii isolate GPD5lz chromosome 12, ASM2569854v1, whole genome shotgun sequence, a single window of DNA contains:
- the LOC105765046 gene encoding ATP synthase subunit delta', mitochondrial: MFRQASRLLARTTTPWRRSRAFSSDVPATPAQDSSFIESWSKVIPNLDPPKTPSSFMTPRPATPSAIPSKLTVNFVLPYASELSAKEVDMVIVPATTGQMGVLPGHVPTIAELKPGILSVHEGNDVTKYFLSSGFALIHANSVADIIAVEAVPVDRLDPALVQKGLADFTQKLGSATTDLEKAEAQIGVDVHSAMNSAITG; this comes from the exons ATGTTCCGGCAAGCGTCACGCCTCTTGGCTCGAACTACCACCCCATGGAGGAGAAGTCGAGCATTTTCGTCAGATGTACCAGCCACACCCGCTCAAGATTCGAGCTTCATCGAATCATGGTCCAAAGTCATACCCAACTTAGACCCTCCCAAGACACCATCTTCTTTCATGACCCCTCGCCCCGCCACCCCTTCTGCTATCCCTTCTAAACTCACCGTTAACTTTGTTCTTCCTTATGCATCTGAGCTCTCCGCTAAAGag gTTGACATGGTAATAGTTCCAGCAACAACTGGACAGATGGGTGTTTTGCCTGGACATGTCCCTACAATTGCTGAACTGAAACCTGGGATCTTGTCGGTGCATGAAGGAAATGATGTCACAAAATATTTCCTTAGCAGTGGTTTTGCTCTTATCCATGCCAACTCTGTTGCGGATATTATTGCTGTGGAAGCAGTGCCAGTCGACCGCCTTGACCCAGCCTTGGTCCAGAAGGGTCTGGCTGACTTTACTCAAAAGCTTGGCTCGGCTACAACTGATCTGGAGAAAGCTGAAGCCCAAATAGGTGTTGACGTTCACAGTGCTATGAATTCAGCTATCACAGGTTAA
- the LOC105765047 gene encoding E3 ubiquitin-protein ligase BOI isoform X1 has product MAVQAQYPSNVLLLNRSGQEGHEFSLQQQGGGVYIDQSHMFFNSNNNNNNPRKRGREMAAVATTAPMNSFSLQTQPPQFIELSQLQRPNVISTGLRLSFGDQQHLHQNQNQNQNQSYEHQHQNLVSSSTDFLSITSDELATQIKRQREELDQFLQAQGEALRRTLAEKRHRHFRALLGAAEESVARRLRDKEAEVEKAKRRNAELEARVAQLNVESQVWQAKARAQEATAASLQAQLQQAIMSGGAAASMQDSRRGEEGVKCGEGQAVDAESAYVDPDRVVASWGPACKACRKRLASVVLLPCRHLCLCTECDRVAQACPLCLTARNSSVEAFLS; this is encoded by the exons ATGGCCGTTCAAGCTCAGTATCCTTCCAATGTCCTCCTCTTAAACAG aagtGGACAAGAAGGGCATGAGTTTTCGTTGCAACAACAAGGGGGAGGGGTTTATATTGATCAATCCCATATGTTCTTtaacagcaacaacaacaataataatccAAGGAAAAGAGGAAGAGAAATGGCAGCGGTAGCAACAACTGCGCCCATGAATTCATTTTCTTTGCAAACGCAACCGCCTCAATTCATAGAGCTTTCTCAACTCCAAAGACCAAATGTAATCTCCACTGGGCTCCGCTTATCTTTTGGCGACCAACAACACTTgcaccaaaaccaaaaccaaaaccaaaaccaaagtTATGAACACCAACATCAAAATCTCGTTTCCAGCTCCACTGATTTTCTGTCTATAACATCTGATGAATTGGCTACCCAAATCAAACGCCAGAGAGAAGAACTAGACCAATTTCTTCAAGCCCAG GGGGAGGCATTGCGGCGTACGTTAGCGGAGAAAAGGCATAGGCACTTCCGTGCGCTACTGGGGGCAGCGGAAGAATCGGTGGCGAGGAGATTAAGGGATAAAGAAGCGGAAGTTGAGAAAGCAAAGCGGCGGAACGCAGAGTTGGAGGCACGCGTGGCGCAACTTAACGTGGAGTCGCAGGTTTGGCAGGCGAAAGCCAGGGCACAGGAGGCTACGGCGGCTTCATTACAAGCGCAGCTTCAACAGGCTATAATGAGCGGAGGGGCTGCCGCCTCGATGCAGGACAGCAGGAGAGGGGAGGAGGGGGTGAAGTGCGGTGAAGGGCAAGCGGTGGACGCCGAGTCGGCTTACGTGGACCCGGACCGAGTGGTGGCTTCATGGGGTCCGGCATGTAAGGCGTGTCGGAAACGTCTGGCGTCGGTGGTGCTGCTGCCGTGTCGGCATCTATGCTTGTGTACAGAGTGTGATCGAGTGGCGCAAGCCTGCCCGCTTTGCCTCACCGCCAGGAATTCTAGCGTCGAGGCTTttctttcttga
- the LOC105765047 gene encoding E3 ubiquitin-protein ligase BOI isoform X2, whose translation MAVQAQYPSNVLLLNSGQEGHEFSLQQQGGGVYIDQSHMFFNSNNNNNNPRKRGREMAAVATTAPMNSFSLQTQPPQFIELSQLQRPNVISTGLRLSFGDQQHLHQNQNQNQNQSYEHQHQNLVSSSTDFLSITSDELATQIKRQREELDQFLQAQGEALRRTLAEKRHRHFRALLGAAEESVARRLRDKEAEVEKAKRRNAELEARVAQLNVESQVWQAKARAQEATAASLQAQLQQAIMSGGAAASMQDSRRGEEGVKCGEGQAVDAESAYVDPDRVVASWGPACKACRKRLASVVLLPCRHLCLCTECDRVAQACPLCLTARNSSVEAFLS comes from the exons ATGGCCGTTCAAGCTCAGTATCCTTCCAATGTCCTCCTCTTAAACAG tGGACAAGAAGGGCATGAGTTTTCGTTGCAACAACAAGGGGGAGGGGTTTATATTGATCAATCCCATATGTTCTTtaacagcaacaacaacaataataatccAAGGAAAAGAGGAAGAGAAATGGCAGCGGTAGCAACAACTGCGCCCATGAATTCATTTTCTTTGCAAACGCAACCGCCTCAATTCATAGAGCTTTCTCAACTCCAAAGACCAAATGTAATCTCCACTGGGCTCCGCTTATCTTTTGGCGACCAACAACACTTgcaccaaaaccaaaaccaaaaccaaaaccaaagtTATGAACACCAACATCAAAATCTCGTTTCCAGCTCCACTGATTTTCTGTCTATAACATCTGATGAATTGGCTACCCAAATCAAACGCCAGAGAGAAGAACTAGACCAATTTCTTCAAGCCCAG GGGGAGGCATTGCGGCGTACGTTAGCGGAGAAAAGGCATAGGCACTTCCGTGCGCTACTGGGGGCAGCGGAAGAATCGGTGGCGAGGAGATTAAGGGATAAAGAAGCGGAAGTTGAGAAAGCAAAGCGGCGGAACGCAGAGTTGGAGGCACGCGTGGCGCAACTTAACGTGGAGTCGCAGGTTTGGCAGGCGAAAGCCAGGGCACAGGAGGCTACGGCGGCTTCATTACAAGCGCAGCTTCAACAGGCTATAATGAGCGGAGGGGCTGCCGCCTCGATGCAGGACAGCAGGAGAGGGGAGGAGGGGGTGAAGTGCGGTGAAGGGCAAGCGGTGGACGCCGAGTCGGCTTACGTGGACCCGGACCGAGTGGTGGCTTCATGGGGTCCGGCATGTAAGGCGTGTCGGAAACGTCTGGCGTCGGTGGTGCTGCTGCCGTGTCGGCATCTATGCTTGTGTACAGAGTGTGATCGAGTGGCGCAAGCCTGCCCGCTTTGCCTCACCGCCAGGAATTCTAGCGTCGAGGCTTttctttcttga